Proteins from a genomic interval of Plasmodium reichenowi strain SY57 chromosome 13, whole genome shotgun sequence:
- a CDS encoding hypothetical protein (conserved Plasmodium protein, unknown function), whose product MFTLISVCSYLFYTHKESLLNLIGLSENRNSRKNRRRKKKKGKLKQPFPEEKLCLSDSDMRRKKFILRTYSDVNFNVTYTTKKERNSI is encoded by the coding sequence atgttcaCTTTAATTTCAGTGTGTagttatttattttatacgCACAAAGAATCTTTATTAAATCTTATAGGATTAAGTGAAAATAGGAACTCAAGGAAAAatagaagaagaaaaaaaaaaaaaggaaaattaaaacaaCCTTTCCCTgaagaaaaattatgtttatCAGATTCTGACATGCGTAGGaaaaaattcattttaAGAACTTATAGTGATGTTAATTTCAATGTGACATATACTACCAAAAAAGAGCGTAATTCAATTTGA